Proteins from one Ahaetulla prasina isolate Xishuangbanna chromosome 2, ASM2864084v1, whole genome shotgun sequence genomic window:
- the NFIL3 gene encoding nuclear factor interleukin-3-regulated protein produces the protein MQLRKMQSIKTEQASADTSGNMDKIMALNSTLTDVSDDLATGDEMLLAEGAVTKNKASACRRKREFIPDEKKDAMYWEKRRKNNEAAKRSREKRRLNDLVLENKLIALGEENATLKAELLSLKLKFGLISSSAYAQEIQKLNNSTVVYFQEYQNSKSSINAFIDEHEPTIVSSSCISVIKHSPQSSLSDVSEVSSIEHAQASPTENNCRNTDNKFQLIKQEPMELENYTRDSRDERGSFTTSIYPGFMGSHFNGYSHSPPLLQANRSSSNSPRTSETDEGVVGKSSDGEDEQQVPKGPIHSPVELKNTNAIVKVPEVSSSALPHKLRIKAKAMQIKVEMLDNEYDATQKRLSPIDMSSKRHFELEKNNAQNLAHNTHTPFSVQVTNIQDWSLKPEHWHHQKELTEKTQSDCKTTGLDVKDNSYKVSEAENLYLKQGIANLSAEVASLKRLITTQHISASDSS, from the coding sequence ATGCAGCTAAGAAAAATGCAGTCCATTAAAACAGAACAGGCATCTGCTGATACAAGTGGCAACATGGACAAAATTATGGCTCTTAATTCTACACTGACTGATGTATCGGATGACTTAGCTACTGGTGATGAAATGTTACTTGCAGAAGGAGCTGTTACGAAAAACAAGGCTTCAGCATGCAGGAGAAAGCGGGAATTCATTCCAGATGAAAAGAAAGATGCGATGTACTGGGAAAAACGACGTAAAAATAATGAAGCTGCCAAAAGGTCTAGGGAAAAACGGCGACTGAACGATCTTGTTTTAGAGAACAAGCTAATTGCACTGGGAGAAGAAAATGCCACTTTAAAAGCTGAGTTACTTTCACTGAAGTTAAAGTTTGGCTTAATAAGCTCTTCTGCATATGCCCAAGAGATTCAGAAGCTCAACAATTCAACAGTTGTTTATTTTCAAGAATACCAGAATTCCAAATCAAGCATTAACGCTTTCATTGATGAACATGAGCCAACTATTGTAAGCAGTAGTTGTATATCTGTCATTAAGCACTCACCACAAAGCTCTTTATCTGATGTATCCGAAGTGTCATCAATAGAGCACGCTCAAGCAAGCCCCACAGAAAACAATTGCAGAAATACTGATAATAAATTCCAGCTCATAAAACAAGAACCTATGGAATTAGAAAACTATACAAGAGATTCACGAGATGAAAGAGGGTCCTTTACAACTTCAATATATCCAGGCTTCATGGGAAGCCATTTTAATGGCTATTCACATTCCCCTCCACTGTTGCAAGCAAACAGGTCCTCCAGCAATTCTCCAAGGACTTCAGAAACTGATGAGGGTGTTGTGGGAAAGTCATCAGATGGAGAAGATGAGCAGCAGGTTCCTAAAGGTCCAATCCATTCTCCTGTTGAACTTAAAAATACTAATGCCATAGTTAAAGTTCCAGAGGTAAGCTCTTCTGCACTTCCTCATAAACTGAGAATTAAGGCAAAGGCCATGCAAATCAAAGTGGAAATGTTGGATAATGAATATGATGCCACACAGAAACGACTGTCACCTATTGATATGTCATCTAAAAGACATTTTGAACTTGAAAAGAATAATGCACAAAATTTAGCGCACAATACTCACACTCCTTTCTCAGTTCAAGTAACTAATATCCAAGACTGGTCTCTGAAACCAGAACACTGGCACCATCAAAAAGAACTCACTGAAAAAACTCAGAGTGACTGCAAAACCACAGGGCTTGATGTTAAAGACAATTCCTACAAAGTCTCTGAGGCAGAAAACTTGTACTTGAAACAGGGCATAGCAAATTTGTCTGCAGAGGTTGCTTCCCTTAAGAGACTTATAACTACACAACACATCTCTGCTTCAGACTCTAGCTAA